From a region of the Lactuca sativa cultivar Salinas chromosome 4, Lsat_Salinas_v11, whole genome shotgun sequence genome:
- the LOC111909895 gene encoding probable beta-1,4-xylosyltransferase IRX14H — MKLLALQQSYANRGRSNSFRGSSPLDSSVDGGGTVKSPAGIFWLILHCLCCLISLVLGFRFSRLVFFLLFSTSSINNLYTTTSTSFGSATDIAETLSFTTSLRSLSPPGANTTSAVATSSRVVVGRHGIRIRPWPHPDPVEVMKAHKLIEAVQREQKVQYGIKNPKTLIAITPTYVRTFQALHLTGLMHTLMNLPYDVVWIVVEAGGATNETSSLLTKSKLQVKHIGFPKKMPIFWEARHKMESQMRLRALRVVREEKLDGIVMFADDSNMHSLELFDEIQKVEWIGALSIGILAHSGHSDEDPFEIQNTLNEKDEQNSVKSPLMPVQGPACNSSDRLIGWHTFDSGVYKGKSANYIGDMAIVLPRKMEWCGFVMNSRLVWKEGEFRPDWIKDLDMVDGDDDIESPLSLVEDSSMVEPLGGCGKKVMMWWLRAEARADSKFPTGWNIDPPLEMTVPAKRTPWPDEISLTTEKVMTTTTIENTVSEKRPTKTRTPRSKRTSRGKRKHESRNNVDARKNSGQGIDI; from the exons ATGAAGCTGCTAGCGTTGCAGCAGAGCTATGCAAATCGGGGGCGGAGCAACAGTTTCAGAGGCTCATCGCCGTTAGATTCGTCTGTAGATGGAGGTGGAACCGTTAAATCGCCGGCGGGTATCTTTTGGTTGATCCTTCATTGTTTATGCTGTCTGATTAGCCTCGTTCTTGGATTTAGATTCTCTCGTCTCGTCTTCTTTCTCCTCTTCTCAACTTCTTCCATTAACAATCTCTACACCACAACATCAACGTCGTTCGGAAGCGCCACCGATATAGCCGAAACTCTGTCGTTTACCACTTCCCTCCGGTCCCTCTCGCCACCTGGGGCTAATACTACATCTGCTGTTGCAACCAGTAGCAGAGTGGTGGTCGGCCGGCATGGGATCCGAATCCGACCATGGCCACACCCTGacccggtggaagtcatgaaagCTCACAAATTAATTGAAGCAGTTCAGAGAGAACAGAAGGTTCAATACGGgatcaaaaaccctaaaactctaaTTGCCATCACTCCGACATATGTCCGAACTTTTCAAGCTCTACATTTAACCGGATTAATGCACACATTGATGAACTTGCCCTACGATGTGGTCTGGATCGTGGTGGAAGCCGGTGGCGCCACCAACGAAACCTCGTCGTTGTTAACGAAATCAAAACTTCAAGTCAAACACATCGGATTCCCGAAGAAAATGCCCATTTTTTGGGAGGCTCGACACAAGATGGAATCCCAGATGCGATTGCGAGCATTAAG AGTCGTGAGAGAAGAAAAGCTAGATGGGATTGTAATGTTCGCTGATGATAGTAACATGCATAGCTTGGAACTCTTTGATGAGATCCAAAAAGTCGAATGGATTGGAGCTCTTTCAATTGGGATTCTAGCTCATTCAGGGCATTCCgatgaagacccatttgagattCAGAACACTCTAAACGAAAAAGATGAACAGAATTCAGTCAAATCACCATTGATGCCAGTTCAAGGTCCTGCTTGTAATTCATCTGATCGATTAATTGGGTGGCATACATTTGATTCTGGTGTATACAAAGGAAAAAGTGCTAATTACATTGGTGATATGGCAATTGTGTTGCCTAGGAAGATGGAGTGGTGTGGATTTGTGATGAACTCACGATTGGTATGGAAAGAAGGTGAATTTAGGCCTGATTGGATTAAGGATTTGGATATGGTTGATGGAGATGATGATATTGAGAGTCCTCTTTCTTTGGTTGAAGATTCTTCAATGGTGGAGCCGCTTGGTGGTTGTGGGAAGAAGGTGATGATGTGGTGGTTGAGGGCTGAGGCGCGTGCAGATAGCAAATTCCCTACTGG ATGGAACATTGATCCTCCATTAGAGATGACAGTGCCAGCTAAGCGAACTCCGTGGCCTGATGAAATTTCATTGACCACCGAAAAGGTGATGACCACCACCACCATAGAGAACACCGTAAGTGAAAAGCGCCCAACAAAAACTCGGACACCAAGATCAAAACGCACTTCACGTGGCAAAAGAAAACACGAATCAAGAAATAATGTGGATGCACGCAAGAATTCTGGTCAAGGAATTGATATTTAG